The genomic stretch ttattatagtttatttgttatattttttatattttattatagtttatttgttatattttatcttattataatttatttgttatatttagtgtcattttattatagtttatttgttatattttttatattttattttattatagtttatttgtcatatcttttgttatattttatcttatagtttatttgttatattttttgttatattttattttattataatttgtcatatcttttgttatattttgtatccttaaattctagtatttagttttttttgttttgttatattcttattttttatttatcacccATCTATctcgtccgtccgtccgtccatctgtatatttatccatctatctatctcgaACCGTGACAAGTGAATTGAACGAttcggatttttttttccatgaaccGTTCCACCCCTAAACTCAACACTTTTTATATCATAAATAAAAAGTTCGATTTTCTATAATCAATTTTATCATCTTcattaaaacagaataaatcAATCAGAGTGTGAGACATGGCTGATGAAACCAGGAGCAGACTTCTTTCCCTTCTCATCACCTACCCACAGAATCTGCTAGATAAAAGGGAATATAAACACGAGCTCCTGAGAAGACACCAAGAAACTCTCCGAGCAGATCTATCCAAAAAAGACAGTCACAAATCTCCTgttctacacaccacacactgatgCTTGGCATGAGGTTCTCTGTAGGTACTACACTAACCATACAACAAAGAACATAGATCATGGCAGACAGATAAAAATCAGGGAAAACAGCTCGGACCGCACTCCTCTGACTGTGAATATTTACCACAATGGAACGGTCATGTTCCAGGGTACTGAAGCCAGACTCACTTCTTCTCTAGATGAATTTGAAATCTTGAAAGCCTTGAGAGAGCAATACAGCATGAGCTTATATGAGAGAATGACTGAGCAACCACCAGGCCCACCTGCAGGGCCACCAAGCCCACCTGCAGGGACACTGGGCCCACCTGCAGGGCCACCAATACCCCTGCCATGGCTACCAAGCCCATCGCCAGGGACACCAGGCCCATCACCAAGGCCACCAATCCCCCTGCCAGGGACACCAGGCCCATCGCCAGGGACACCAGACCTATCGCCAGGGACACCAATCCCTCTGCCATGGCTACCAAACCCATCACCAGGGACAGCAAGCCCCCTGCAAGGGCCACCAATGCCACCGCCATGGCCACTGAGCCCACCACCAGGACCACCAAGCCCCCTGCAAGGGCCAACAAGTGGCCCAACGAGGCCACCAATCACACCACCAGAGTCACCAAGCTCTCAGTGAGGACCACCAAACCCCCAGCTAGACCCAGCAAGCCTACACTGAAGCTGTACCATCAAAGCTAGAGCCTGTCTAGTCattcacattacattacatttatggcatttagaCATTCTTATACAACTGTGCTTTCAAGTCTTTATCATTACCGGTCAGTCACAGACGAAGAATACGAGAAGATGGACACAAACAAGTATTTCAGGTAGAAGAAGGTGTGTTTGACCACACCCAGTGACTTGGTTTTTCTGATATCAAGCAGAACAACTGAGTAAAAGATGAAAATGTAAGAAGACATTATACAGAcgaaaaacagaacagaacactcaggtgtgatgtgattacCTGTCGGAGATTTCCGCTCAGCACCGCGTAGATGGCTCTCTCATACCTGTTGAACTGCTCCTGAaaccacacacattcaaacaacACACTACTGTCAATAATGTGTAATgtaggggggcagagagagagagagagagagagagagagagagagagagacgggggggctGAGATAGATAGCTAGAGACAGAGAGCTGAAACATCATTACTGAgaattttacacaaacacacatttctcttcttttcagtatgtaaatgtttgtatttataaatattccCCTCTCATTACAATCCCTGTTTcctgttctggtttatttcctttttcaattttctttttctttgtattttgaGGCTGTGGCTATGCTGTAATGCTAATCATCAATAAAGTACTTTACAGTCtgaaaactgagagagagagatacatgtgagagaggaggagtgatgaacagagagaaaaacaaagaacagacagagagagagacaggtgtgtgtgtgtgtgtgagagagagagacagagagagagagagagagagacagatgtgaTAGAGCAAGAAAGACACATGGAGTAAAAACAgaaccacagacagacagagggaagcaggtgtgagagacagagagaaagacagaaaaggagagatcaacagagtgaaagaaagaggtGGGGCAGGCAGACAGAGGCAGAtgtgagacaggcagacagacagaggcagatgtgagacaggcagacagacgtTGGTGTTgttattacagagagagagacagctcagTGTGACATTCTCACCTCCTCAGCCATCCTCCAACAGCACAACTTCCACACACACCGATGAGGATTCCCCTCCACCGGCTGTAGCTCCGcccctcctacacacacacacacacacacaaaaacagaagatGATCAACACCACCGCTGTGTACAAGGAAATCTGTTTAAGGAAGTTCtaactaaagtgtgtgtgtgtgtgtgtgtgtgcacgtgttggtgtatgtgtacttgagtgtatatgtgagtgttagtgagagttagtgtgtgtgttagtgtgtgtgtgtgtgttattgtgtgtttgtgtgtgtgttagtgtgagagagagacagaaccctgaccttcaCTGTAGTTGGGGTCGTGATAGAGTTTCCAACCTTCCAGGGTGGCAGCGCGCCAGGCCTGACCACACCTCTTACACAACCTctgagcctacacacacacacacacaaaattgaaaatctttattatataaacaggTAATCAGCGCCCCCTAGTGTGATAAACATGTACAACATGACAAAACAGATGacttccacacagacacacctcatCGGTCATGCCGGCACGGATGAGTGTGTAGATGTATCGGAGCAGGCGGGCGTCGTCCTCTCGGTCCAGGTCTGCCAAGGGGCGTTTCTGTCTGATGGGGGCGTCAGGGTCCAGCTCGGTCACCAGCGGTCTGCTGAAAGATGATGTGCTCGTCTGATCCCTCCTCAGCttcagagtgtgtagagtgttctccctacacacacacacacacacacagtgagatacATGCACTCCTCCAGGGTggtgctgttacagaaaacacATCAACAGTTCCACATGTTCCTCACCAGTACACAGATTTAGCGTAGTATTCGATATTATCAGAGAAATCGCCAATCTCGTCTTTAGTGATGCTCTCGAGCCAGTCCACTaccagctatacacacacacacacacacacacacagagagagagagagagcagcaggtGAAGATAAACAAATCAGGATATTTGTTAGTGACACTGGGTgcatacagtgtatgtgtgtgtgtgtgtgtgtgtgtgtgtgtgtacctggctCTGTCGAACCATACTGTCCCTCTGAAAGAACTGCTCCATTATAGACTTCTCACTTTCACTGGGAGACTGACACAGAACACATcgttactctctctcacacacacacaatgaaacacaACCACTATCacaacaaactcacacacactcacgcatgctttctcacacacacatttctctctttcacacaaacacacacacgcaaaactctctctttcacacacacacactcttactctcacacatacactgtctctctcacacacactccacacacaaaactctctctttcacacacacacactcttactctcacatactctgtctctctctctcacacacacactccacacacaaaactctctctttcacacacacactccacacaaaaaactctctctttcacacacacactccacacacaaaactctctctttcacacacacactccacacaaaaaactctctttactctctttactttaacacacactcttactctctttcacacaaactctctctcacactcacattatGAAACACAACCACTATCacaacaaactcacacacactctctctttcacacacatacacgacACAGTGTCTCATAATGCATCACTTACAGTTATGTCCATCATCAGACCGTCTTCCATAGCTGTCTGAATCCTGTccctgtatgtatgtgtgtgtgtgtgtgtgtgtgtgagagagagagtgacagggagggagagggagagagagaatgtttaaATCATCTTGGCCGCCAGAATCTGCAATCCCGATACGATAATCAATCCTCTTAAATCTATGCCACAGctcaggagagtgtgtgtgtgtgtgtgtgcacctgtacAGTGAGTTGATGAGCCTCCAGGTGACCGTTTCCTGCTGTAGGAGCCAGGTGATGCTGGCTGTTTTAGAGGATTTCTGTTGACCAGAAGACGAGCGCAGAACCAGCTTCTGCAGTGTgctcacctgaaacacacacacacaaacattagaTATGTATAGAACTCCAGAGGTTTTatcagacaggtgtgtgtgtgtaccttatCTTGACAGATTGCCTCATAGTCGTCCAGCAGGTCAAACACAGCGGTGGAGGAGTGACGCAGATACGACTGCAGAAAGTCTGGGAACAGACTGACtgatgctgagagagagagagagagagagcgagcgagacagacagagagagaaaacacaacacaggagtgagaaagaaatttttttttatagtataaTACGcgatagtgtgtgagtgtataatacatgtatcgtgtgtgtgagtgtgtgtgtaccagccTCTCCTGGATCCTCCTCCTTCAGCATAACAGCGCTCATGTTCATCTCCTCTGTGAAGCTGCCGTCACCGAGTACAGACAGAGGAGACGGGTACAGACTGTTGGTCCAGTCGCTATCGTCCAGGTTCTaccaatttcacacacacacacacagctcatttcCTCTATCGAGTCAGACGTCTGCAGTGATTTATTACGTTATTCAGCgcgttagagtgtgtgtgtgtgtgtgagactctcaCCATAGTGAGGCTGCCTTTGGGCCGTGGCGTGTGCACGAAGCGAGACGTCCTGCTCCCCGTGCCCAAGATGGCCGACATGTCCGGGTTCTTAAGCGCACTCCTCGGGGTGACTGTGcacaacaacacactcaatGAGACACATCTGGATTTAAATGAATATTCACTTTAACCCTTCATAACGTTCACACATCTCTTACACGTCTGCTTGAGGAGAGAGCCGGGGGTGTGGCGCAGCAGGGGTCGCGCCGGGGTCGTGGTTTCGGTGATGGAGGCCGAAGGAGACTCATCCTGCGCAAGAGGAACTGGAAGAAGTGGTTAAGGAGCAAACGAAGGACAATGCAGGACTTCTTTAAGAACATATTCAGGCCATGGTGCTCATGTGTTAATGTTAGAATGGATTTGTTAGAGAGTTGGACATTAATGAGGCAGAATGTAGGACCCTGGGGACTCCCCCTTATCAAAGAGCCCAGAATTCCCATTTGAACATGGAATTTTCAAGCAGATCCGGCTTCCACATCCATGAGTGATGCTTGGGAAGGATACATGCCACCTTCTTGTGTGAACTTTTCCTTCGGGCGGCTCGCGTCACTTCAGAATCTCGAACCACCGGAGAGTTCAgactcctaaacacacacacacacacacagaacaggtCACTAGGAGTCTTCTAACATCCCTCCATCACTTACCTCAGCAACAGGAGCTTGCAGAGAGTCATTCAATCATTGAATCATAAGAATCGACTCTTTTGGTTACAACTTGACTCATGATTCATTTGCCTCGCTGCAGAGCAAAAAGTCCAGAGGGTGAagtcagatcagatcagatctgaTCTGATCAAGAGGTGAAGTGTGTTTCAggctggatgtgtgtgtttaatgtgttgtaAAGCGTTGTTGAAATTTAGAGAGAATGAGGTTAAAGATTCATTTACCACAGCATCAACTCTCAGAACGACTCGGTGAATCGGTTCACTCAAACAAATCAGATCAGAGGTCGTTTAAAAGCTCAGACACTTGCTCAGAGATTTCCAAGCATAGCGATTAAATTAGACTACAAAAACAGAAGGGAATAATGATTAGAAGAAAGTTTAAAAACCGGATCATTCACGCGAGTCGACTCTCAGCCTACACTCAATTAAAAGAGTCGGCTCAATGAGCCGACTCGTTTGAGAACGACTCTACGCCAGTTAGTTTTCAGGTATTCAGCAAAACACAAAGCTCTGAAATGGAAAAATAGAAATCGGGGCATTCCTAATTTCTAAGACATGTATGAAAAACTGGCTTAATATTAATTCaacaattatttaataaataatacactcCTCAGCTTTCACTTTCAGTCTAGCGGACTCACTTGTACTTATCTAACACACAGAATGCACTCTATATATCTTATGTAATATCTTAGAcatattatttacttttacttaattttatgaaatatctttttttacacatacaACATTAAATCCCCGTGAATTTTGACATGTGCGGTTTAGCTAACTAGCATATCAGCAAGCTACCAGCTTACTTAAGTGAAGAGAACCGCTCAGATCTTCCAGTCTTAAGCGactagacaaaacaaaacattacaaaaataacaacaaaatgaaattgaaatatTTACCAGTCCATGGTGACTGTATTTAACTCTTAGCTGTTTGATTAGCCAATGTTTTGTAACGCGGCTAGTTTTGCGCCTTCGCGTCCTCCAGGCGGTTCGGTTCCATACCGCGTCCGTTTCTACTcctagtgcactatgtagggtacACAAGCTACGAAAGAGAGCGCACGGATGTAGAAACTACGTAGCGGTTTGGGATACAACCCGCTTCTTCAGTGGTTTCGTATGAACACAATGCTATACTTTTACGGTTGCACTCGACACCGCCACCTAGAGGCaagtattaacatttgtattaaCAGGAAAACAAATGACCTGAAATTTACAGCAGTGCTTCCTAAACTTTTTTTCCAGGACATTCTTATTTAAACATACATCAATTAATTTAGGAACAATAATATCACCAAATCAATTCTATTTCCGTATTTTAATTATGTATATATCACATATTTTAATTATGCATGCCATTTCTTGTATTCCTGACTGAATTAATTGTGAAATGCTCCTTAATGTGAACTCTGGGCCCTAATTTCATGGACTAGAGACTGGATATTAGGTGCCGTCATTTTGATGTTTACCAGAGAGCTTAAAGCAGTCTCTGACAGGTATGTTGTGGTGAAAGGCAGGATGAGTCCGGTTATGGCCTGGTGTGCAAGCTTAGGCGCTGGACGTCGGGTCCTTTCACCAGCCAGAACTGTTTGTACCCGTGTTTGGGTAAAGAATCTCCTGAGAAAAGAATCTGAGTTCCAAGAGCTCGTCCTCCGCTGCTAAAGACTCCTCCTCCTTTACGGTAGCAGTTCCATGTGATGCGTGAACTCGCTGCTGAAGGAAGGATTCAGGTAAATGTCCCTGAGTCTGTTTGAGAAATAATGGAAAGAGTTGTAGGATATTTGCATCCGATGCTCTGCATGCTTCATGGTAGAGGATAAAAAATATCAGCCAGGTATTATGTTCTAATAAGAAATTCACTGGACATTTCTTCGAGTAGTTTCTGTTCATTCAGTCTCAGGAACTTGTTTCATTCAGCTCATCAGGCAGGTGTTTGCTTTGCCAGGGCATGATGTTGTATCCAGGGCCGCGTTATCCTAATGGACAACATGGGCTGCAGTCCAGGGCCCCGAACACTAGGGGCCCCCTGGAGACAATTCTCGTTTGTGTTTTAAAGCATGTTTTGATCGACGTAATTATGCATAGCTATGTAGAGCATCGTCTCACACACCCGAATTGACGGTCACAACCCACACGCAGTACATATACAGGACGTCGTCACCTCAACAGTGACAGTGGTAGAGAaagaacagcaaaaaaaaaaaacgaaacgGAGAAATGACAGAGAAACTCTGAGAAAAATACCCAAGCGtataatctttttaaaaatccagaAGAATCCATAGGCACTGACACTGCCGACATGAGAAACCACAACGAGACTAATTCCCTATCTGCTACAACATCGGCCACACCCGTGGAGTTTTGCGAATCTATCGAGACATCCTCGTCCTCGCCCACTTCAGGAAGGCTGAATTTACCCCCTCTTCTGGCCAGCATTTCTGAATCAGGTGATGATGGTACAACTGATACAGGCCAGCAGTTTTCTCCAATTATTCACCTTTATACAGTGTTAGTTTGATCGCACATTTGATTTAGCAATatttacactgaacaaaattataaacgcaacacttttgtttttgctccatttttcatgagctgaactcaaagatctaagactttttctatgtacacaaaaggcctatttctctcaaatattgttcacaaatctgtctaaatctgtgttagtgaacacttctcctttgccgagataattcatccacctcacaggggtggcatatcaagatgctgattagacagcatgattattgcacaggtgtgccttaggctggccgcAATAAAAGGGCAAAAGGGGGGGGGTCcgaaaactagtcagtatctggtgtgaccaccatttgcctcacgcagtgcaacacatctccttcgcaTAGAGTTGACCAGGTTGTcgattgtggcctgtggaatgttggtccactcctcttcaatggctgagcaaagttgctggatattggcaggaactgttacacgctgtcgtatacgccgatccagagcatcccacacatgctcaatgggtgacatgtccggtgagtaCGCTGGCCATGGGATGTTTccagcttccaggaattgtgtacagatccttgcaacatggggccgtgcattatcatgctgcaacatgaggtgatggtcgtgagtgaatggcacaacaatgggcctcaggatctcgtcacggtatctctgtgcattcaaaatgccatcaataaaatgcacctgtgttcgttGTCCATAACACACGCCTGCCCATAACATAACCCCACCTCCACCATGGGCCACTTGATCCACaacgttgacatcagcaaaccgctcacccacacgacgccatacacgctgtctgccatctgccctgtacagtgaaaaccaGGATTCATCCatgaagagaacacctctccaaaaaATACACCAGGAAAcacactttctactgctgcagcctgctggacttcctgtagatcctgagcgACCAAtatctcgtccaatcagagggaagaattccatttaTAAACTACACCTACCTTTTCctctttgtctgaattgtccttgtgttttccaatttgttattttgttatattatttgttattgtgttttttattcattattttgttattggatttgtttatttatttatttgtttgtttttggatttgttcattttttttattcattattttgtttttggatttttatttatttattatttttttggggggggatttattattttgttttgtatttgttattttgtgttttttattggtTATTTTGTGTAATTGGATTTCTCAGCCACAGtaatttggcagatgccctcatCCAGAGCCACTTGCATTTATCTCACTCATACATCtaagagttaagggccttgctcagggtccTGGGAGTCAAGCGCACAACCTTCAggccaacatcttaaccactgagctaccactgcaattaataaatgttcagtataaataaataataaataatatatttagataagtaaaagaaaaagaaaaatgcagctGAAAAATAGTAGGGAATACTAAACTATTTATTAAATTACAATTAGCTTCAAAAAGCAGtttgagataataataataatagtaataataataataataataacaataataataataataataataataataatcatataaacATTTAATGGGTAAGtaaataatgacaaaataatgtgaaatgcCTTTTCTTcaatttttaatgtattttatatttttatttataatatatataaaatatatattcatattcagtatattgcataagtattcacccccttgcaCTTTTTAACCAGGTACTGAACTGGATTCAATCTGGATTATTCTtatggattgtgtgtgtgtgtgtgtgtgtaagttgcGATGTTGGAGGATGGCTGAGGAGGTGAAAATTTCAAACTGATCTCCCGCTCTCTGTAATAACAACACTCAttagtgtctctgtctctctctccctccctctctcgctttctgtctctctgtctctctctttctgtctctttctctctgtctctctctctcatctgcctctgtctgactgtttgtctcactctttcacCCCCCCCCTCCTCAAATACAATGATTTACTGGCACAGATGTTAAAGTACTTTATTGCCATAACAGACATCATACAGACAATGGTGAGGTTAATAACATGATAATACACAAAGATTAATGATGAAGAATTGAGTGTAAATATGAGTTTATAACTTTCTCTCCACAACCCCTCCCCTGTctgaatttaattcaattcattaagctttatttatatattatatatattttcaattcaattaaatttatttgtatagcgccttttacaatggacattgtcgcaAAGCAGTTTTgccaaaacacagaaaaatctCACAGATTAGCTCAACTGGTTATAACATCATGTGTCTATAAAGAGAAATAGAGATTAGTGATGTGTGGAGTCATGTGCTGCTTCTCTAGCGGTTCCTTGAGCTGCATCTAAGAGCAGGATCCTGCTGAATGTTGCTCAATGTGTCCATTAGTCATAGAGGCTGTAGaagatatctgtgtgtgtgtgtgtgtgtgtgtgtgttgctatggtgatggttTCCGGGGCCGCGGGAATACaaagcgtgcgtgtgtgtgtgtgttttcagcatGTTTCTCTGTAGCTGTTGGGGTTTTCAGAGCAGAACCCTGAGCCCTGTGGTTCTGCTTGATTAGGCAGAAGCTTTCGTGGTCCTCACTCTTGGTCTGCTGGTCCTTGCTGTATGCTTGGTGGCTCTGGTTGGGTCTTAGTTGTTCCGCTTGGTGGATTGGTGCTCCTTGCTTGGGGGCTTGGCAGCTCTGGCACTTGGGACTGACTTGGTGGTCCTGGCTGGGTGCTTGGTGGCTGAGCAGGAGCTTCATTTTGAGTTAGCTTCTGACTGACATGGAGGTTCTGTAGATGCTCACTCAGGTTGTTTGTTGCCTGGTCAA from Hemibagrus wyckioides isolate EC202008001 linkage group LG19, SWU_Hwy_1.0, whole genome shotgun sequence encodes the following:
- the LOC131370234 gene encoding salivary glue protein Sgs-4-like, whose protein sequence is MATKPIARDTRPITKATNPPARDTRPIARDTRPIARDTNPSAMATKPITRDSKPPARATNATAMATEPTTRTTKPPARANKWPNEATNHTTRVTKLSVRTTKPPARPSKPTLKLYHQS